The following proteins come from a genomic window of Neofelis nebulosa isolate mNeoNeb1 chromosome 5, mNeoNeb1.pri, whole genome shotgun sequence:
- the LRRC58 gene encoding leucine-rich repeat-containing protein 58 isoform X2, producing MEEAGAAVVAAGEAELNMSRLNVSPEMLELELEARGEERRGAREALLRLLLPHNRLVSLPRALGSGFPHLQLLDVSGNALTALGPELLALSSLRTLLAKNNRLGGPGALPKGLAQSPLCRSLQMLNLSGNCFQEVPASLLELRALQTLSLGGNQLQNIPAEIENLQSLECLYLGGNFIKEIPPELANLPSLSYLVLCDNKIQSVPPQLSQLHSLRSLSLHNNLLTYLPREILNLIHLEELSLRGNPLVVRFVRDLTYDPPTLLELAARTIKIRNISYTPFDLPGNLLRYLSLASNCPNPKCGGVPLYILFLPVPWNSLSDK from the exons ATGGAGGAGGCCGGAGCGGCGGTGGTCGCCGCGGGGGAGGCTGAACTGAACATGTCCCGCCTCAACGTGTCCCCCGAGATGCTGGAGTTGGAGCTGGAGGCGCGGGGCGAGGAGCGGCGCGGCGCCAGGGAGGCGCTGCTCCGGCTGCTGCTGCCTCATAACCGTCTGGTGTCGCTGCCGCGGGCGCTGGGCAGCGGCTTTCCACACCTCCAGCTGTTGGACGTGAGCGGCAACGCGTTGACCGCGCTCGGGCCTGAGCTGCTGGCGCTGAGCAGCCTGCGCACGCTGCTGGCCAAAAACAACCGGCTCGGAGGGCCCGGCGCGCTGCCCAAGGGCCTGGCCCAGTCGCCGCTCTGCCGCAGCCTCCAGATGCTCAACCTCAGCGGGAACTGCTTCCAGGAGGTGCCCGCCTCGTTGCTGGAGCTGCGCGCGCTGCAGACCCTCAGCCTGGGCGGCAACCAACTGCAGAACATCCCGGCCGAGATCGAGAACTTGCAGAG tttAGAGTGTTTATATCTCGGAGGAAACTTCATCAAAGAAATCCCACCAGAATTAGCAAATCTGCCTTCTCTAAGTTACTTGGTATTATGTGACAACAAAATTCAAAGTGTGCCTCCTCAGCTTTCACA GTTGCATTCACTTCGTTCCCTCAGTCTTCACAATAACTTGCTGACATACCTGCCTCGAGAGATCCTCAATCTTATTCATTTGGAAGAATTGAGTTTGCGAGGAAATCCATTGGTTGTTCGTTTTGTTAGAGATTTAACCTATGACCCTCCAACTCTCCTGGAATTAGCTGCACGGACCATTAAAATTCGAAATATTTCCTACACTCCCTTCGATCTTCCTGGGAATCTTCTTAGATACTTGAGTTTAGCCAGCAATTGCCCAAACCCAAAGTGTGGAG